A single region of the Thunnus maccoyii chromosome 10, fThuMac1.1, whole genome shotgun sequence genome encodes:
- the tent5ba gene encoding terminal nucleotidyltransferase 5ba, whose protein sequence is MSCGDASDQSRPFCVLSWDQVQRLDSILGEAVPIHGRGNFPTLSMRPRQIVQVVRARLEERGVCVKDVRLNGSAASHVLHQDTGLGYKDLDLIFGVSLKDDQAFRLVKDVVLDCLLDFLPAGVSKERITALTLKEAYVQKLVKVCNDTDRWSLISLSNNTGKNVELKFVDSLRRQFEFSVDSFQICLDSLLLFDRCSETPMSESFHPTVIGESVYGDFKEAMDHLCQRTIATRSPEEIRGGGLLKYCHLLVRGFRPSSEADMKQMQRYMCSRFFIDFPDIGEQQRKLEAYLQNHFAGMEHKRYECLMTLHQVVNESTVCLMGHERRQTLSLISMLALRVLAEQNAIPTVTNVTCYYQPAPYIQDINFSNYYIAHVQPPQVSPCSNSYQTWLPCS, encoded by the exons ATGTCTTGCGGTGATGCGTCGGATCAGAGTCGGCCGTTCTGCGTGTTGTCTTGGGATCAGGTGCAGCGCTTGGACTCGATCCTCGGGGAGGCTGTCCCCATCCACGGCCGAGGAAACTTCCCCACTCTGTCCATGCGACCCCGCCAGATTGTTCAG GTGGTGCGGGCGAGGCTGGAggagaggggtgtgtgtgtcaAAGACGTGAGGCTGAACGGCTCCGCTGCCAGCCATGTGCTCCACCAGGACACCGGACTGGGCTACAAGGACCTCGACCTGATCTTTGGCGTGTCGCTGAAAGATGACCAGGCCTTCCGTCTGGTGAAAGACGTCGTGCTGGACTGCCTGTTGGACTTCCTGCCAGCTGGGGTCTCTAAAGAGCGGATCACGGCACTGACCCTCAAAGAAGCCTATGTACAGAAACTGGTGAAAGTCTGTAATGACACGGACCGCTGGAGCCTCATCTCGCTGTCCAACAACACAGGCAAGAATGTGGAGCTAAAATTTGTGGACTCTTTAAGGCGACAGTTTGAATTTAGCGTGGACTCCTTCCAGATTTGCCTCGATTCTCTGCTCTTGTTTGACCGCTGCTCAGAGACGCCCATGTCTGAGAGCTTTCACCCCACTGTGATCGGCGAGAGTGTGTATGGGGACTTCAAGGAGGCCATGGACCACCTGTGTCAGAGGACCATAGCTACACGAAGCCCCGAAGAAATCAGAGGCGGCGGGTTATTGAAGtactgccacctgctggtgCGAGGGTTTCGGCCCTCTTCGGAGGCGGACATGAAGCAGATGCAGCGCTACATGTGCTCACGCTTCTTCATTGACTTCCCTGACATTGGTgaacagcagaggaaactgGAGGCCTACCTGCAAAACCACTTTGCTGGGATGGAGCACAAACGGTACGAGTGCCTGATGACTTTGCACCAAGTAGTGAACGAGAGCACCGTGTGTCTGATGGGCCATGAGCGGCGCCAGACACTCAGCCTCATCTCCATGCTGGCGCTAAGGGTGCTAGCTGAGCAGAACGCCATCCCCACTGTGACAAACGTCACCTGTTACTACCAGCCAGCTCCGTACATACAGGACATTAACTTCAGCAATTACTACATTGCGCACGTGCAGCCGCCGCAGGTCTCACCGTGCAGTAATTCATATCAGACGTGGCTGCCCTGTAGCTGA